The following coding sequences lie in one Xanthomonas hortorum pv. pelargonii genomic window:
- a CDS encoding ROK family protein — MSSFFAHAAIRSHYRRRSDGQAAGSSERALLDLIRSNGQLARADLPRASGLSVPGTKGIIDPLVAQGLLQLGPSLRRGRGQPSVQLSLVPGYAFSVGVSVMVDGIAVVLIDFAGQVRGMRQLTAFPLTLDLLAARLPELLEQLLQAAGVDRQQLFGVGVSMTGPRIGDGTRVNPPLSLAAEWMQVELDRFIAERLQLPVWMDNDAHCAALAEALYGVGRQSPDLVYLTIADGFAAGVIAAGKVHRGAHGNVGELGRISAITGMARPTLESLRQALVADGHALPDLHTMLQHYDPAWPQIEAWLDAVQPTVTLAVAAIIALIDPRVIVFGARLPADLAQRLIARIAFESAPRRGVASPYPALLVGQVQAHATVLGAAMLPFKETLF; from the coding sequence ATGTCTTCCTTCTTCGCCCACGCGGCCATTCGTTCGCATTACCGCCGTCGTAGCGACGGGCAGGCCGCCGGTTCCAGCGAGCGCGCGTTGCTGGATCTGATCCGCAGTAACGGCCAGCTGGCGCGTGCCGATCTGCCTCGCGCCAGCGGGCTCAGCGTTCCCGGCACCAAGGGCATCATCGACCCGCTGGTCGCACAGGGCCTGCTCCAGCTCGGCCCGTCGCTGCGGCGTGGTCGCGGCCAACCGAGCGTGCAGCTCAGTCTGGTGCCCGGCTACGCGTTCAGCGTGGGGGTCTCGGTGATGGTCGATGGCATCGCGGTGGTGCTGATCGACTTCGCCGGGCAGGTCCGCGGCATGCGCCAGCTCACGGCCTTCCCGCTGACGCTGGATCTGCTCGCGGCGCGCTTGCCGGAATTGCTGGAGCAGTTGTTGCAGGCGGCCGGGGTGGACCGGCAGCAGCTGTTCGGGGTGGGCGTCAGCATGACCGGCCCGCGCATCGGCGACGGTACACGGGTCAATCCGCCGCTCTCGCTGGCGGCCGAATGGATGCAGGTGGAGCTGGACCGGTTCATCGCCGAGCGCCTGCAGTTGCCGGTCTGGATGGACAACGACGCCCATTGCGCCGCCCTGGCCGAGGCCTTGTACGGGGTCGGCCGCCAATCGCCGGATCTGGTCTATCTGACGATCGCCGACGGCTTCGCCGCGGGCGTGATCGCCGCCGGTAAGGTGCACCGCGGCGCGCACGGCAACGTGGGCGAGCTGGGGCGCATTTCGGCCATCACCGGCATGGCACGGCCAACGCTGGAAAGCCTGCGCCAGGCGCTGGTCGCCGATGGCCATGCGCTGCCGGACCTGCACACCATGCTGCAGCACTACGATCCGGCCTGGCCGCAGATCGAGGCCTGGCTGGATGCGGTGCAACCCACCGTGACGCTGGCGGTGGCGGCGATCATCGCGTTGATCGACCCGCGCGTCATCGTCTTCGGCGCGCGCCTGCCGGCAGATCTTGCGCAACGGCTGATCGCCCGTATCGCCTTCGAATCCGCACCACGGCGCGGCGTCGCATCGCCGTATCCGGCATTGCTGGTCGGGCAGGTGCAGGCACACGCCACGGTGCTGGGCGCGGCCATGCTGCCGTTCAAGGAAACGCTGTTCTAA